A window of the Jeotgalibacillus aurantiacus genome harbors these coding sequences:
- a CDS encoding MATE family efflux transporter, translating to MDTTQVLDVASSRKDKIKVILLLAIPAVAENFFQTVLGFVDTLFVSQIGLAEVSAVGVTNAILAIYFAVFMAVGVAVNVYVANNLGAGKVERARHIAQQAVILSVLLGVLFGLVTLFFAEPLLLLMGIEEEVLAAASIYFKVVGIPSVFMSLMFALSSILRGAGDTTSPMKVSIAVNVINIVLDYVFIFGFWMIPGMGILGAALATVMARIAGTVLLLRYIRKTSTVSFRRDFWKPDWEHQLELLNLGSPAAMERLVMRAGQIVYFGFIVALGTSTFAAHQIAGNLEVFSYMLAYGFATAATILVGKNIGANDHQAAKEYAKLSTYLAIGFMSFFGLLLFFFGGWAGTLFTDDQQVIADIDIALKIAAIFQPFLAVVLVLTGGFQGANNTKFPMYLTTIGMWTIRTGAVYLLAITFEMGIAGVWIAIGLDIIFRAIVLWIRFTKDRWISVKKEKLSPCHPKTRNARLSRCVNNY from the coding sequence ATGGACACAACACAGGTGCTTGATGTAGCTTCATCAAGAAAAGATAAAATAAAAGTCATTCTACTGTTGGCCATTCCGGCAGTGGCAGAAAACTTTTTTCAAACCGTACTGGGATTTGTTGATACGCTGTTTGTATCTCAAATCGGGCTGGCAGAAGTTTCAGCAGTAGGCGTAACGAATGCCATATTGGCCATTTATTTTGCTGTTTTTATGGCAGTGGGTGTCGCTGTTAATGTTTACGTGGCGAATAATTTAGGAGCAGGCAAAGTAGAAAGGGCACGTCATATTGCCCAGCAGGCTGTTATCTTATCCGTTTTACTCGGAGTCTTGTTTGGACTGGTGACATTATTCTTCGCTGAACCGCTGCTTTTGCTGATGGGGATCGAAGAAGAGGTGCTTGCTGCAGCCAGTATTTACTTTAAGGTAGTAGGTATACCTTCCGTGTTCATGTCACTGATGTTTGCATTGAGCAGTATTTTAAGAGGAGCTGGAGATACGACGTCACCAATGAAAGTCAGTATCGCTGTTAACGTGATTAACATTGTGCTGGATTATGTTTTTATCTTCGGTTTCTGGATGATTCCAGGCATGGGCATTCTCGGTGCAGCGCTTGCAACAGTAATGGCAAGAATAGCCGGAACTGTATTACTACTCCGTTATATACGCAAAACATCAACGGTTTCATTCCGCAGAGATTTCTGGAAGCCTGACTGGGAGCATCAACTGGAGCTGTTGAATCTGGGAAGTCCGGCTGCAATGGAGAGACTTGTCATGAGGGCCGGACAGATCGTGTATTTCGGATTTATTGTTGCACTGGGTACGAGTACTTTTGCTGCACACCAGATTGCCGGAAATCTTGAAGTGTTTTCTTACATGCTGGCCTATGGTTTTGCAACAGCTGCAACGATCCTTGTCGGCAAAAATATTGGTGCTAACGATCATCAGGCTGCGAAGGAATATGCAAAATTAAGTACGTATCTGGCAATTGGTTTCATGTCATTTTTCGGATTACTGCTATTCTTTTTCGGAGGATGGGCAGGTACTTTATTTACAGACGATCAGCAGGTCATCGCAGATATTGATATTGCATTGAAAATTGCTGCCATCTTCCAGCCGTTTTTAGCTGTCGTGTTAGTTTTAACAGGTGGATTTCAGGGAGCGAACAATACAAAGTTTCCTATGTATTTGACAACGATCGGTATGTGGACGATACGTACAGGTGCTGTTTATCTTCTCGCGATCACATTTGAGATGGGGATTGCAGGAGTCTGGATCGCAATCGGACTTGATATTATTTTCCGGGCTATTGTGCTATGGATCCGATTTACAAAAGACCGTTGGATTTCTGTTAAAAAAGAAAAGTTGTCTCCCTGTCACCCGAAAACGAGAAACGCCAGATTATCAAGATGTGTAAACAACTATTAG
- a CDS encoding glutaredoxin family protein, whose protein sequence is MKLTLYTRPTCSDCQQAKKYLKEESIPYTEIDLSNQPDKEGELRTVTGTGIVPAFVFSKQLFFGIKVKRDVYIGFERNEAAVRKLSQKIKSG, encoded by the coding sequence ATGAAACTGACACTTTATACAAGACCAACCTGTTCGGATTGTCAGCAGGCGAAGAAATACTTGAAGGAAGAAAGCATCCCTTATACAGAAATTGATCTGTCGAATCAGCCTGATAAGGAAGGTGAACTGAGGACTGTGACGGGAACGGGCATTGTTCCGGCTTTTGTTTTTTCAAAACAATTGTTTTTTGGCATTAAAGTAAAGAGAGACGTTTATATAGGATTCGAACGCAATGAAGCCGCAGTCAGAAAATTATCGCAAAAAATAAAGAGCGGCTGA
- a CDS encoding four-helix bundle copper-binding protein has protein sequence MKMSHQFEDCLKACQECLEACNRCFSACLNEEDVKMMAACIRLDRECADVCQLAITAMQTNSPHVREICGLCAEICDACADECAKHDHDHCQACAEACRKCADACRQMAA, from the coding sequence ATGAAGATGAGCCATCAATTTGAAGACTGTCTGAAAGCATGCCAGGAATGTTTGGAAGCCTGTAATAGGTGTTTTTCCGCCTGTTTGAATGAAGAGGATGTTAAAATGATGGCGGCGTGTATCCGATTGGATCGGGAATGCGCCGATGTATGTCAGCTTGCGATTACAGCTATGCAAACGAACAGCCCGCACGTGAGGGAAATCTGTGGATTGTGTGCAGAGATTTGTGACGCGTGTGCTGATGAGTGCGCCAAACATGATCATGACCATTGTCAGGCATGTGCTGAAGCCTGCCGCAAGTGTGCCGACGCCTGCCGTCAGATGGCAGCATAA
- a CDS encoding sensor histidine kinase, with protein MNKLSLKISLFYLTGLIIILTVSLWLVHDHLVDQQIKNENDQLYQRGVSHRDALETDSSADVIQHVILMERSALSDVTLFDAEGSLIASSLEDPSVVSGWPLKEGIVEADWRSDGYIGSIAMLPDGGAVVMSKSTESLQQLINELNGHFFLAAFLSLVFIVFSVYFLTTLVTRPLLNISHSASQLSKGEVLTMPETNRRDEIGRLSQSIEKISADLHHMKQSRSAFLTSISHELRTPITYIKGYSGLLTKENSEYGEIIHEEANRLQRLTEDLFELAKMEETSFAIRPEEVRMSELIRDAVSRVDQALSEKKISLHYQVGEEITEWLDPIRVEQVFINLLDNAIKYTPASGDIMIRIRKNYCEIEDSGPGIPEGDLPFIFDRFYRVDKSRNRQSGGTGLGLAIVKEIVEAHGGSIEASNSDRGAKFMITWKGEGHEKNSFNG; from the coding sequence ATGAATAAGCTTTCACTAAAAATCAGTCTGTTTTACCTGACAGGGCTCATTATTATACTCACGGTGTCTCTATGGCTCGTTCATGACCATTTAGTCGATCAGCAGATTAAGAATGAGAACGATCAGTTGTATCAGCGTGGTGTAAGTCATCGTGATGCATTGGAAACAGACTCGTCAGCTGATGTGATACAGCACGTTATATTAATGGAAAGATCAGCGTTATCGGATGTAACCCTGTTTGATGCAGAAGGAAGTCTGATTGCTTCCTCGTTGGAAGATCCCTCTGTTGTAAGCGGCTGGCCTTTAAAAGAAGGGATAGTAGAGGCTGACTGGAGATCAGATGGCTATATCGGGAGCATCGCGATGCTGCCGGATGGAGGAGCTGTGGTCATGTCTAAAAGCACGGAATCTCTTCAGCAGCTGATTAATGAATTAAATGGACATTTCTTTCTTGCAGCTTTTTTATCACTTGTATTTATCGTGTTCAGTGTATATTTTTTAACCACACTTGTTACAAGACCATTGCTGAACATCAGTCATTCCGCCTCGCAGCTTAGTAAGGGGGAAGTGCTGACCATGCCGGAGACAAACAGGCGTGACGAGATTGGCAGGTTATCGCAATCTATCGAAAAAATCTCGGCTGACCTCCATCATATGAAGCAGTCCAGAAGTGCCTTTTTAACTTCTATTTCTCATGAGCTTCGGACACCTATTACGTATATAAAAGGGTACTCAGGTCTTTTAACGAAAGAGAATTCTGAATATGGTGAAATTATACATGAAGAAGCGAACAGGCTTCAGCGGTTGACAGAGGATTTATTTGAACTCGCGAAAATGGAGGAAACATCCTTTGCCATCCGTCCGGAAGAAGTAAGAATGTCCGAGTTGATAAGGGATGCGGTGAGTCGGGTGGACCAGGCTCTTTCAGAGAAAAAAATCTCTCTTCATTATCAGGTTGGTGAAGAAATAACAGAATGGCTGGATCCGATTCGTGTAGAACAGGTTTTTATCAATCTGCTTGATAACGCAATTAAATATACCCCCGCTTCAGGAGATATTATGATCAGGATCAGGAAAAACTATTGTGAGATTGAAGATTCAGGACCCGGTATTCCGGAGGGCGATCTTCCTTTCATTTTTGACCGTTTTTATCGAGTGGATAAATCGAGGAACCGTCAATCTGGAGGAACAGGACTTGGCCTGGCTATTGTAAAGGAAATCGTGGAAGCACATGGCGGATCTATTGAAGCATCAAACAGTGACCGCGGAGCGAAATTCATGATCACATGGAAGGGAGAGGGGCATGAAAAAAATTCTTTTAACGGATGA
- a CDS encoding response regulator transcription factor, with the protein MKKILLTDDEARMLDLLSLYLTPAGFHCIKSTSGEHTLKLLKEEEIDLVLLDVLMPGFNGFETTEAIRRFSDVPIILLTALHQKEDIVKGLKLGADDYIVKPFDEDELVARITAVFRRVSDDFARRIEKDGLIWDEFSHELIYNGMTIPVTPKEFSIIGQLIKNPNRVFSRDQLLSIVWGYDVGTDGRTVDSHVRNLRDKLRKAGFPADQYIKTVWGIGYKWLK; encoded by the coding sequence ATGAAAAAAATTCTTTTAACGGATGACGAAGCGAGAATGCTGGACTTACTTAGCTTGTATCTGACTCCCGCAGGCTTTCACTGCATAAAGAGTACGAGCGGTGAGCACACTTTAAAACTTTTAAAGGAGGAAGAGATAGACCTTGTTTTGCTGGATGTATTAATGCCTGGGTTTAACGGCTTTGAAACAACGGAAGCCATCAGGCGTTTTTCAGATGTACCCATTATTCTCCTGACGGCTCTTCACCAAAAAGAAGATATTGTGAAGGGGCTGAAGCTCGGAGCAGATGATTATATCGTCAAACCGTTTGATGAGGACGAGCTCGTTGCCAGAATAACAGCTGTTTTTCGCAGGGTAAGTGATGATTTTGCCAGAAGAATCGAAAAGGACGGTCTGATATGGGATGAGTTTTCACATGAGCTGATTTACAATGGGATGACGATTCCTGTGACGCCAAAAGAATTTTCGATTATCGGGCAGCTGATTAAGAATCCGAATCGCGTGTTCTCAAGAGACCAGCTCTTATCGATTGTATGGGGATATGATGTAGGTACTGATGGCAGAACGGTTGATTCCCATGTGCGAAATCTTAGGGACAAGCTCAGAAAAGCAGGGTTTCCAGCTGATCAGTATATCAAAACAGTCTGGGGAATCGGTTATAAATGGCTGAAATAA
- a CDS encoding YdhK family protein, with amino-acid sequence MKLKKKLMTGVLTISASALLFACGDDGDSQNADNMNDDEMMEMESDEEMDHSEMDHSEMDHSGMEMSGSGELPEGLEEAADPAFEVGSTAIITDAHMPGMEGAEATIVGAYDTVVYTISYDPTTGGERVEDHKWIIHEEIADAQEEPYEEGDEVTVEATHMEGMEGATAEIDSAEQTTVYMVDFTLENGEEVTNHKWVTESELSAE; translated from the coding sequence ATGAAGCTGAAAAAGAAACTGATGACAGGTGTTTTAACGATCTCTGCCAGTGCACTGCTATTTGCATGTGGCGATGATGGGGACAGTCAAAACGCTGATAATATGAATGACGATGAAATGATGGAAATGGAATCCGACGAAGAAATGGATCACTCAGAGATGGATCATTCTGAGATGGACCACTCCGGCATGGAGATGTCCGGTTCAGGTGAGTTGCCTGAAGGACTCGAGGAAGCAGCTGATCCAGCCTTTGAAGTAGGCAGCACAGCCATTATTACTGATGCACATATGCCAGGTATGGAGGGAGCAGAAGCAACGATTGTTGGCGCGTATGATACAGTCGTATACACCATTTCCTATGATCCAACCACAGGTGGCGAACGCGTAGAAGACCACAAATGGATCATCCATGAAGAAATCGCGGATGCACAGGAAGAACCTTACGAAGAAGGCGATGAAGTAACCGTCGAAGCCACACACATGGAAGGCATGGAAGGCGCTACAGCTGAAATCGATTCCGCCGAACAAACCACCGTCTACATGGTCGACTTCACCTTAGAAAACGGAGAAGAAGTCACTAACCATAAATGGGTGACGGAGAGTGAATTGTCTGCGGAATAA
- a CDS encoding DUF402 domain-containing protein, with protein MLKRKYGERHDWTRIVKREFAQSYIKSESYQGYVTLLHTVEVTEPLFVTYGDERICIVNDGYMWLQQFPEGKHHAVTVMFNEKGEVVQWYIDISRENGIHDGKPWMDDLFLDLIVLPSGKLIEKDSDELEAAFQKGIIDDQLYHLAWKELKKVKQDIQSEQFGLLNLAQAHREKLSQELAGQCHSFKD; from the coding sequence ATGTTAAAAAGAAAATACGGGGAGCGTCATGACTGGACTCGAATTGTAAAAAGGGAATTTGCTCAAAGTTACATAAAGTCAGAGTCCTATCAGGGGTATGTGACTTTACTGCATACAGTTGAAGTGACAGAACCGCTTTTTGTTACATATGGAGATGAACGAATCTGTATCGTCAATGACGGCTATATGTGGCTACAGCAATTTCCTGAGGGGAAGCATCATGCTGTAACGGTCATGTTTAATGAAAAAGGGGAAGTTGTGCAGTGGTACATTGATATTTCACGCGAAAATGGCATTCACGATGGAAAGCCATGGATGGATGATTTATTTCTAGATTTGATTGTTCTGCCTTCCGGTAAGCTGATTGAAAAGGATTCGGATGAGTTAGAGGCTGCTTTTCAGAAGGGGATCATTGATGATCAGCTGTATCATTTAGCCTGGAAAGAGCTGAAGAAAGTAAAGCAGGACATCCAATCAGAACAGTTTGGGTTATTAAATCTGGCGCAAGCTCATAGGGAAAAGCTTAGTCAGGAGCTTGCTGGGCAATGCCATTCATTTAAAGATTAA
- a CDS encoding GNAT family N-acetyltransferase produces the protein MELSIRTAKQNDYKSLLPLFKQVHDFHVSARPDLYKENTTPVEQAFFESQLLDDKQHIFVAVIAEDIAGVIVTKEEEINENTFVKARKVLYIQSLCVSEIHRKKGIGKKLTKYVFDFGRNLGVSSIELGVSEANTSAIEFYESLGMTTMSRKMEFKINE, from the coding sequence ATGGAACTATCAATTCGCACCGCCAAACAAAATGATTACAAGTCACTACTGCCTTTATTTAAGCAGGTACACGATTTCCATGTTTCAGCAAGGCCGGATTTATATAAAGAGAATACAACCCCAGTTGAACAGGCGTTTTTCGAAAGTCAGCTACTGGATGATAAACAGCATATTTTTGTCGCTGTGATTGCTGAAGATATCGCTGGGGTGATCGTGACGAAGGAAGAAGAAATAAATGAGAATACTTTTGTTAAGGCAAGGAAAGTTTTATACATACAGAGTTTATGCGTCTCTGAAATCCATCGAAAAAAAGGAATCGGTAAAAAGCTGACAAAATACGTTTTTGATTTTGGAAGAAATCTTGGAGTAAGCAGCATTGAATTGGGTGTGTCAGAGGCCAATACATCCGCAATTGAATTTTATGAATCGCTCGGCATGACTACGATGAGTCGTAAAATGGAGTTTAAAATAAACGAATGA
- a CDS encoding GNAT family N-acetyltransferase yields the protein MNIFLEALNDADLKAVYEFEKMNRAYFARFIPDRGDDYFEQDFFREQYQSLLNEQLEGQSEFYLIKNDRGRVIGRMNVVDIKNARGFLGYRIGESEAGKGVASSALEQLLRKELSVTRMIGKTTPDNIGSQRVM from the coding sequence ATGAATATTTTTCTTGAAGCGTTGAATGATGCTGATTTAAAAGCAGTTTATGAGTTTGAAAAAATGAACCGTGCTTATTTCGCCCGGTTTATTCCGGATAGAGGCGATGACTATTTTGAACAGGACTTTTTCCGGGAGCAGTACCAGTCTCTGTTAAATGAGCAGCTTGAAGGACAGTCTGAATTTTATCTGATCAAAAACGACCGTGGCCGGGTTATTGGCCGGATGAATGTGGTGGATATTAAAAATGCACGTGGATTTCTCGGCTATCGCATTGGAGAGTCAGAGGCTGGAAAAGGCGTTGCGTCTTCTGCGCTTGAGCAGCTTCTGAGGAAAGAGCTGAGTGTGACGAGAATGATTGGTAAAACAACGCCGGACAATATCGGCTCCCAGCGCGTCATGTAA
- the ileS gene encoding isoleucine--tRNA ligase, with protein sequence MQETATEREKRVQDYWSEQQVFQQSIDQREGKETFVFYEGPPTANGLPHAGHVLGRVIKDFVARYKTMSGYQVLRKAGWDTHGLPVELGVEKKLGLSGKREIEEYGVEKFIEECKKSVFDYERQWRTFTDAIGYWVDMEKPYVTLENRYIESVWHILSSIHKRGLLEQGHRVVPYCPSCQTSLSSHEVAQGYKDVKDLSVTAKFKVKGAEHEYFLGWTTTPWTLPSNVALAVNRDLDYVKVKQGEEVYIVAKNLADAVFKDSFEVVSEHKGSDFTGLSYEPPFQYLTLEKGHEVIAADFVTDDSGTGIVHLAPAHGEDDYQAIKDSGLDFVKVVDEAGRYTAEVTPFAGEKAKDQDVAIIKLLAENGRLFEKEKYEHSYPHCWRCDSALIYYAMEGWFIKTTAIKDTIIANNQSVEWHPGHMKDGRFGKFLDSMVDWNLGRNRYWGTPLNVWVCEDCGHQHAPDSVADLRHHAEQEIGEDLDLHKPYVDRITLTCPSCAGSMTRTKEVIDVWFDSGSMPFAQYHYPFENKELFEKQFPADVIAEGVDQTRGWFYSLLTVSSLFTGKAPYKRVLSLGHILDEDGRKMSKSKGNVINPMELVEQYGADALRWALLADSAPWNNKRFSANLVAQAKSKLVDTLHNVHSFYSLYTEIDGFDPAVHGKGEQALLDQWVLSRLNTVTVKVKKHLDDYDFTAGARELSVFVDELSNWYIRRSRDRFWGEGLDDDKRAAYHTLHTVLVNVSRLLAPFTPFIAEDIHEHLTGTSVHLSDFPQADLNLVNEQLEADMDRVLQVVELSRQLRNTTNLKTKQPLAKVTVIGSKEETDPLRKYEAIVMDEINVKAVELSQEAGEAVRYEVKLNFPTAGPKLGKKVGAVQKALQQLTSEEARAVAQQGYADVEGERIEAEDLQIRQQADEGLELASNAVYTVLLDTVLTEELKAEGLARELIRGVQQYRKELNLPVDQRVTLSFHTNDQIKNVITTHQQLLENNLLLKTIKFEQKNDMKTLEFDGHSVKIAIE encoded by the coding sequence ATGCAGGAGACGGCAACGGAGCGTGAGAAGCGGGTTCAGGACTACTGGAGTGAGCAGCAGGTTTTTCAGCAGTCGATTGATCAGCGGGAGGGAAAAGAGACCTTTGTCTTTTATGAAGGCCCTCCAACGGCGAATGGTCTGCCGCATGCGGGTCACGTGCTGGGCCGTGTGATCAAGGATTTTGTCGCGCGCTATAAAACGATGAGCGGTTATCAGGTTTTAAGAAAAGCCGGGTGGGATACGCATGGTCTGCCGGTTGAGCTTGGAGTGGAAAAGAAACTTGGCCTTTCCGGTAAACGTGAGATTGAGGAATATGGTGTAGAGAAATTTATTGAGGAGTGCAAGAAAAGTGTGTTCGATTACGAGCGGCAGTGGAGAACGTTTACCGACGCGATTGGCTACTGGGTGGATATGGAGAAGCCATATGTCACGCTGGAAAATCGCTATATTGAAAGCGTCTGGCATATCCTTTCGAGCATTCATAAACGCGGACTTCTAGAGCAGGGACACCGGGTTGTACCATACTGCCCGAGCTGCCAGACCTCTCTTAGTTCACACGAGGTTGCACAGGGCTACAAGGATGTGAAGGATCTGTCCGTAACGGCAAAATTTAAGGTCAAAGGGGCTGAACATGAATACTTCCTTGGCTGGACCACAACGCCGTGGACGCTGCCATCTAATGTGGCGCTTGCAGTGAATCGTGATCTGGATTATGTAAAAGTGAAGCAGGGTGAAGAGGTTTATATCGTCGCAAAAAATCTTGCAGATGCGGTCTTTAAAGACAGCTTTGAAGTCGTAAGCGAACATAAAGGCAGTGACTTCACCGGGTTATCCTATGAGCCGCCGTTCCAATATCTTACGCTTGAAAAAGGACACGAAGTCATCGCTGCTGATTTTGTCACGGATGACAGCGGAACAGGGATTGTCCACCTGGCTCCGGCGCATGGTGAGGATGATTATCAGGCGATCAAGGACAGTGGGCTTGATTTTGTCAAAGTAGTCGATGAAGCAGGGCGTTACACGGCTGAAGTGACCCCATTTGCAGGGGAAAAGGCGAAGGATCAGGATGTGGCGATCATCAAGCTGCTTGCTGAGAATGGTCGCCTGTTTGAAAAAGAGAAATATGAGCACAGCTACCCGCACTGCTGGCGTTGTGATTCTGCCCTGATTTATTATGCGATGGAGGGCTGGTTTATCAAAACAACCGCGATCAAGGATACGATCATCGCCAATAATCAGTCTGTCGAGTGGCATCCTGGGCATATGAAAGACGGCCGTTTCGGTAAGTTCCTTGATAGCATGGTGGATTGGAATCTCGGGCGGAACCGCTATTGGGGCACCCCGCTGAATGTCTGGGTATGTGAAGATTGCGGGCATCAGCATGCACCTGACAGCGTGGCAGATCTAAGGCATCATGCCGAGCAGGAAATCGGTGAGGACCTTGATTTGCACAAGCCTTACGTGGACCGGATCACGTTGACGTGTCCATCATGTGCAGGGTCCATGACGCGCACAAAAGAGGTGATTGATGTGTGGTTTGACAGCGGCTCAATGCCGTTTGCCCAGTATCATTACCCGTTTGAAAATAAAGAGCTGTTTGAAAAGCAATTCCCGGCTGATGTGATTGCTGAAGGGGTCGATCAGACGCGCGGCTGGTTTTACAGCCTGCTTACCGTTTCCTCGCTTTTCACTGGGAAAGCGCCTTATAAACGCGTGCTGTCACTCGGACATATCCTGGATGAGGACGGCCGTAAAATGTCTAAAAGTAAAGGCAACGTCATCAATCCGATGGAGCTGGTCGAGCAATACGGAGCAGATGCACTGCGCTGGGCGCTTTTAGCTGATAGTGCACCATGGAACAACAAGCGTTTTTCAGCAAATCTTGTTGCACAGGCAAAATCGAAGCTTGTTGATACACTGCATAACGTTCATTCGTTCTATTCGCTTTATACAGAGATCGACGGCTTTGACCCGGCTGTTCATGGGAAAGGCGAGCAGGCACTTTTAGATCAATGGGTGCTGTCGAGGCTGAATACAGTAACGGTGAAGGTGAAAAAGCATCTGGATGACTACGACTTTACAGCAGGTGCACGGGAGCTGTCTGTGTTTGTAGATGAGCTGAGCAACTGGTATATCAGACGTTCACGCGACCGTTTCTGGGGAGAGGGGTTAGACGATGATAAGCGCGCTGCCTATCACACACTCCACACTGTCCTTGTAAATGTGAGCCGTCTGCTGGCACCTTTTACACCGTTTATCGCAGAGGATATTCACGAACATCTGACTGGAACAAGTGTGCACTTATCCGATTTTCCACAGGCTGACCTGAATCTGGTCAATGAACAGCTTGAAGCGGATATGGATCGTGTGCTGCAGGTCGTGGAGCTGTCCCGTCAGCTGCGCAATACAACAAACCTGAAAACAAAGCAGCCGCTCGCAAAAGTGACCGTGATCGGGTCAAAAGAAGAAACCGATCCGCTGAGAAAATATGAAGCGATTGTGATGGACGAAATCAATGTGAAAGCGGTAGAGCTGAGTCAGGAAGCGGGTGAGGCGGTACGCTACGAAGTGAAGCTGAACTTCCCGACCGCAGGACCGAAGCTTGGCAAAAAAGTCGGTGCGGTTCAAAAAGCACTGCAGCAGCTGACCTCAGAGGAAGCGAGGGCCGTTGCGCAGCAGGGATATGCGGACGTCGAAGGTGAGAGAATTGAAGCAGAAGATCTCCAGATCCGCCAGCAAGCAGACGAAGGACTCGAGCTCGCCTCCAATGCCGTCTACACCGTCCTGCTCGACACCGTCTTAACAGAGGAACTGAAAGCAGAAGGACTCGCACGGGAACTGATCAGAGGCGTCCAGCAATACCGGAAAGAGCTCAACCTTCCCGTCGACCAGCGCGTCACACTCAGCTTCCATACAAACGACCAAATCAAAAACGTCATCACCACCCACCAGCAGCTACTCGAAAACAACCTGCTGCTGAAAACCATCAAATTCGAACAAAAAAATGATATGAAAACACTAGAATTTGATGGGCATAGCGTAAAGATTGCCATAGAATAA
- a CDS encoding inositol monophosphatase family protein, with translation MEQVLIKAREVASKVVVEAGQAALSAFDRSAQVTEKDEFGDVVTEADHAAESIILKQLTKSFPDHAIISEESGHNDVKSDWTWQVDPLDGTNNFAIGLPVFSSSITLIHKNQPVLGVIYEPVIDRLYVADTLAGASCNGQVMQVQKRQNPNRFTIAWIQGHAVRNEAKAVQLRQHLDLNCKRMLRTWAPTLCWALLAKGEIDGVVLYNSEGEDLYSGLLMVREAGALVFDFDGNEFTGIKSESPYFIACHPENRAYFLGLVREGLD, from the coding sequence ATGGAACAGGTTTTAATCAAAGCAAGAGAGGTTGCCTCAAAAGTGGTGGTTGAGGCTGGGCAGGCTGCGTTGTCGGCATTTGACCGGTCGGCGCAGGTGACAGAGAAGGATGAATTCGGTGATGTGGTGACGGAAGCAGATCACGCAGCGGAGTCGATTATTTTAAAACAGCTGACGAAATCATTTCCTGACCATGCGATTATCAGTGAGGAATCAGGTCACAATGATGTGAAGAGTGACTGGACCTGGCAAGTGGATCCGCTAGATGGCACGAACAACTTTGCGATCGGCCTGCCCGTGTTTTCGTCCTCTATAACCTTAATACATAAAAATCAGCCTGTGCTTGGTGTCATTTATGAACCCGTCATTGACCGATTGTATGTGGCAGATACACTCGCTGGTGCGTCCTGTAACGGCCAGGTCATGCAGGTACAAAAGCGCCAGAACCCTAACCGCTTTACAATCGCCTGGATTCAGGGACATGCCGTGCGAAACGAAGCCAAAGCCGTCCAGCTTCGCCAGCACCTAGACCTGAACTGTAAACGCATGCTACGTACATGGGCACCAACCTTATGCTGGGCACTGCTGGCTAAGGGTGAAATTGATGGGGTCGTGCTCTACAATTCCGAAGGAGAAGACCTCTACTCAGGACTACTCATGGTCCGGGAAGCAGGCGCACTCGTATTCGACTTCGATGGCAACGAGTTCACAGGCATCAAATCCGAATCACCTTATTTCATCGCCTGCCACCCGGAGAATCGGGCTTACTTTTTGGGGTTGGTGAGGGAAGGGTTGGATTGA